GGCTTGCCGGGCGAACTGCCGCTTCAACGGCGTCAGGCAGTTGGTCAGGCTCAAGCCGGTGTTCCGCAGCCAGGACAGCCCCGGCGCGCGGGCATGGAACAAACGGTACAGGCTGTCACAACCGAGTTGCATGGTCATGACGGCTTCTTTTCTTTGCCGCTGATAGCGGCGCAACAGCATCCAGTCGCCGCAATCGGGTTCGCCTTTCAGCAATTCAGCCAATTGAGCCGCGTCCTGGAAGCCCAGGTTCACGCCCTGCCCCGCCAGCGGATGCACGGTATGGGCGGCATCGCCTATCAGCGCCACCCGCTCCGCCGCCACCGCCTCGGGCTGGATCAAGCGCAAGGGGAAAGCCGCCGCCGGCGTCAGCGTGGCGAAAGCGCCCAGCTCATGGCCGCCCGCCGCCGCCACGCGTTCGGCCAAAGCCTCCGGCGACAATTGCAGCAGAGCGTCTGGATCAGAGGTTGACCACACCATGGAGATTCGGTTCCCCGCCATCGGCAGCCAGGCCAGCACGCTGTCGCCGGTGAACCATTGCCGCGCCACGCCGCCATGCGGCTTCTCGCAGCTGAAATTGGCCACCACGCCGCTTTGGCCGTAAGGCTTGACGCTGGCCGCCAAACCCAATTGCCCGCGCACCCAGGAGTTGGCGCCGTCCGCGCCGACCAGCAGCTCGGCGCGCAGCGCGCGGCCATCCTCCAGAGTCAGGCGCGCCTCTTTGGCGGACGTGGCCAAGGAGCTTGCCCGCGCGCCGCAGATCAGTTCGATATCGCATTCGCGCAGCCGCCGCCACAAGGCGGCCAGCATCCAGCGGTTTTCCGCGATCCAGGCCAGCGCCTCCGCGCCGGCATCGCGAGCGGAGAACTGAATGCGGCCGCCGGCATCGCCGCGCACATCCATGGCCGCGATGGTGCCGACGCGCGCCATCTCCGGCCACGCGGCCAGGCTTTCCAGAAAACGGCGGTTGGCCGGGCTGACGGCATAAATCCGCGCATCCCAGCCTTGATCCAATGCCTGCTGATCCGGCTCGCCAGCCTCAAGCAAGGCTACTTTGCGGCCGGTTCGCGCCAAGGCCAGCGCCAGGCTGGCGCCCACCAGGCCGCCGCCGACGATCACGGCGTGATAACTATCGTCCCGCATTACGCGCTTCCCACTCCAAACACCAGATGGCTGGCGAATTTTCGCCTCAACGGCGGCACCGTATCCAGGGCGATCATGCCCATGCCTCGCAGCGCATTCACCAGCGGGTGGTGCCCATCGAATAATTTGATCAAACCATGGGTGAAACCCACCACGGCATGGCTGTCCAGCTTGCGGCTGTCGGCATAGCGCTTGAGCGCGCGCGCGTCGCCGGCATCCTTGACGCCCTCCAGGGCCAGGCTTAAGCCCACCGCGTCGCGCA
The Chromobacterium sp. IIBBL 290-4 DNA segment above includes these coding regions:
- a CDS encoding UbiH/UbiF family hydroxylase, producing the protein MRDDSYHAVIVGGGLVGASLALALARTGRKVALLEAGEPDQQALDQGWDARIYAVSPANRRFLESLAAWPEMARVGTIAAMDVRGDAGGRIQFSARDAGAEALAWIAENRWMLAALWRRLRECDIELICGARASSLATSAKEARLTLEDGRALRAELLVGADGANSWVRGQLGLAASVKPYGQSGVVANFSCEKPHGGVARQWFTGDSVLAWLPMAGNRISMVWSTSDPDALLQLSPEALAERVAAAGGHELGAFATLTPAAAFPLRLIQPEAVAAERVALIGDAAHTVHPLAGQGVNLGFQDAAQLAELLKGEPDCGDWMLLRRYQRQRKEAVMTMQLGCDSLYRLFHARAPGLSWLRNTGLSLTNCLTPLKRQFARQAIGY